A region of Porites lutea chromosome 13, jaPorLute2.1, whole genome shotgun sequence DNA encodes the following proteins:
- the LOC140923058 gene encoding uncharacterized protein has product MIGLSIASVGFVMWINQQPRYVTGMAIVRQHAGDTPIADSLLIENSARKKHEADSPNKDRDKKEERASNDEREPQINLHEAYKHVSTILFFIGYPRSRHSLLGSLLDAHPHIVVSDETMAFPRWRRNPKQWMNGSIYSFYDTLFRASKQSTMTERRSRVFEGSVVNKDSNYGYSVPNQWQGNYDRYIQVIGDKSGAFTAGAMLQDDAIDALHLLEKASNAKVKFVHVVRNPFDNLATMTLEHSTVRMRNGKHDSKVNAPQTLDHQITRYFHWAAGCKKTREAFPEKVIDIPSMKLVKQPSDVLRKICTFLEITCSQDYIQDCASTVDPIPSITRDYVEWTERQKKRVYDQMKQFPFFDGYSYEQ; this is encoded by the exons ATGATTGGCTTGAGTATCGCGTCTGTTGGCTTTGTCATGTGGATAAATCAGCAACCTCGTTATGTGACGGGAATGGCCATCGTAAGGCAACACGCTG GAGACACCCCTATTGCGGATTCCTTGTTGATAGAAAATTCGGCACGAAAAAAACACGAGGCCGATTCTCCAAACAAAGATCGAGACAAAAAAGAAGAGAGGGCATCAAACG ATGAACGAGAGCCACAAATTAACCTACACGAAGCCTATAAACACGTGAGCACTATCTTGTTTTTCATTGGCTACCCTCGCAGTCGCCACAGTCTCCTCGGGTCTTTGTTGGACGCCCATCCACACATAGTCGTTTCAGACGAGACGATGGcttttccaagatggcggcgaaaTCCAAAACAGTGGATGAATGGTTCGATATACTCCTTTTATGATACGCTGTTTAGGGCGTCGAAGCAGTCTACGATGACGGAAAGACGATCTCGTGTGTTCGAAGGAAGCGTTGTTAACAAGGATTCTAATTATGGTTATTCTGTACCTAATCAATGGCAGGGGAATTACGATCGATACATTCAG GTGATCGGTGACAAGTCGGGCGCATTTACTGCTGGGGCAATGCTTCAGGATGACGCAATTGATGCTTTGCatctcttggaaaaagcctccAACGCCAAAGTAAAGTTTGTTCATGTGGTGAGAAATCCATTCGATAATCTCGCAACCATGACTTTGGAACACAGTACCGTCAGAATGCGAAACGGTAAACACGATTCAAAG GTAAATGCCCCTCAAACTTTAGACCACCAAATAACTCGGTATTTTCACTGGGCGGCGGGATGTAAAAAGACTCGAGAGGCTTTCCCTGAAAAGGTGATTGACATCCCAAGCATGAAACTAGTAAAGCAACCATCGGATGTCTTGAGAAAGATATGCACTTTTTTGGAAATCACGTGTTCACAGGATTATATCCAAGACTGCGCCAGCACTGTAGACCCAATTCCATCGATAACTAGAGATTACGTAGAATGGACAGAGCGGCAGAAAAAGAGAGTGTATGATCAAATGAAACAGTTTCCATTTTTTGATGGCTATTCTTATGAGCAATAA